The Sulfitobacter sp. SK012 nucleotide sequence CGAGCTTGAGGACCGCTTGGGCTGGGAATTCATTCCCGAGCAGGTGACTGGCAAAGGTGGCGTCAACCTTTTGTTGGAGATGCAGGACGAGGCCAACGACGGAACTGTCATCGGCATGGTTGTTACTGAATCGCTCGGTTACAATCTCTACACTGCAGACGTAGGTCTGACGCCCGAAGACTTTACTGTCATCACTACAACCGCAGGCACTCAGATGGGTATCGTCGCAGGTGCGGGTACTGGCTGGACGTCGTTTGACGACATGGTAGCGGCCGCGGAAGCGGGACAGGAAATCCGCTTTGGGGTTATGACCCAGCGACTGGGTGAACTCGCCTATTTATTGGGTCAAGCGCAGGGCATTGACCTAAATATCATCACCGTTCAAGGCGGCCGTGCTGTCTTAAACGGCGTGACCGCGGGTGACATGGATGTGGGCTTCATGGCGGGCATTCAAGGCCCCGGTGTCGAGGCCGGTGACCTTGTGAACCTCGCCTCAGGAATGGCCAGGCCACTGAACCAAACACCGGACGCACCAACGCTACCCGATCTGGGCGTTGATTTTGATGGGGCTGCCGTCTTTTTGTTCGTTGGGCCCGATGGCATGCCAGATGACGCGCGCAACGCGATCGCAGCGGCAATTACCGAGGTGACGTCCGATCCTTCAACTGAGGCTGGGGCTTTGATCGAACGTGCGTTTGGAGGATCGATGAACCTTCAAGGGGCGGAGCTT carries:
- a CDS encoding tripartite tricarboxylate transporter substrate-binding protein, translating into MKKLIVAATAALSIAASAVTVQAQDWTPPGPIKLMIAFGAGGGADTQARLIATELEDRLGWEFIPEQVTGKGGVNLLLEMQDEANDGTVIGMVVTESLGYNLYTADVGLTPEDFTVITTTAGTQMGIVAGAGTGWTSFDDMVAAAEAGQEIRFGVMTQRLGELAYLLGQAQGIDLNIITVQGGRAVLNGVTAGDMDVGFMAGIQGPGVEAGDLVNLASGMARPLNQTPDAPTLPDLGVDFDGAAVFLFVGPDGMPDDARNAIAAAITEVTSDPSTEAGALIERAFGGSMNLQGAELEELTMRDFTESEALIEAAAE